In Labeo rohita strain BAU-BD-2019 chromosome 4, IGBB_LRoh.1.0, whole genome shotgun sequence, the DNA window gcacgacatgttcctggaacaacattgtgattaaccagtCGGATTTGAAAAACAGtgtatagtttttgtgaagtttaggcttacaatcagtgtttggtgcttgtcaTTCATTTATCATTTCTTCTGGTTTTAAGGAGTACTCGTGGGTaaggttagggttaggtgtagggatgtggtcaagattaagtctttggattaaaatgttgttccaggaacACATCCacctcagcaaaatcaggacgtgcagCACAGATACCGCACCTTCTAAGACGATCTTCTCTCGTTCCATGTGCGCTAACTGCTTTATCAgcttcctcctcttcttcccAGACAGAGTGATGTTCGCTCTGGAGCTGGAGCTGTCAAACGCCAGAGGAAACGTGTTCATTACAATCAACAAACCGTGTTTATTCAAAGGGAGACTGGAACGCGCGATTAACGGCCTCACACCTCCGCTTCTTCAGGTGGTGTTCGGTGATGATGTCTCGGTCGATCACGGCTCCCACGATACgccttttctttctcttttcttgaCTCAGAACCCTGCGTCTCTTGAACAGCTTCTTGCCCAGTTCCTGCAGTGTAAAACAGACGGAGGACTGACATGATCAAGCGTTTCTGCCACAAACTCTCTCATTTTTGTTTGGAAATACAACGGACAATACGACTTCGTAGTGTTAGTTAAGGTCAGCtttattttgatgatttattcta includes these proteins:
- the c4h11orf98 gene encoding uncharacterized protein C11orf98 homolog, with the protein product MAPGGKINRPKTELGKKLFKRRRVLSQEKRKKRRIVGAVIDRDIITEHHLKKRSSSSRANITLSGKKRRKLIKQLAHMEREKIVLEVETQKKLSAPVAKKPAAAQQHKKTKKTKKAAASKDTEMMDVE